The Aspergillus fumigatus Af293 chromosome 3, whole genome shotgun sequence region ATCTGTGTAGCTAACAGGGATCTCAATATTCTTAGTAAAGACCGCTAGAAAGACAAAAGTTCTCAACATAGATAGCGCTGTCGTCAggatgtggtggtggtcaAAGTCGTCCATAAGCAATTCATTACTGATCAGACTGATGATGACGCTGACCAGTGTACTGTTGATAAGAGCAGTCTGCCGCACTGAATAAAACTGATATGGTGGCTGCTGATTGGTTCTGGCGAGCCTGCCGCCAGTCTCCACGTTAATGGGGATGCCAATAGTCCTCTCAAGTTCCCAGTAATTCCACCCTGTCCATGACCCGATACCAAATCACCACGCACAGTCCATTGGCTCCAGTTGAATGTGCAGCTAACTGGAGAGCACCGGAATCCCTGGAttttgttttccttttgGGACTCAATCATGCATAAATGTGGAGTGATCTAATGATTTTTCTAAACTTCGGAGTTGAATTCGCATCGGTTTGGTTTCGTTCCACCTGGAAGTCAGAGCAGATCACATGATCGTCGGAAAATCGGCGCCAGCGGTCCGAGGCCCCAGGGTGCGTTCTGACGACGGTGGCTCTGGTTTGTCTGCGATCTAATTGCAGACATGGTCACCAACGCACCCAAGCCCCTCACTCTTTGTAGATCATGCCAAGCCTGTGCCAACAGCAAGCGTCGTTGCAATCGAGGATTGCCCTGATGCAGTCGGTGTGGGGGCCGAGGACTCGAATGCCGATATGTGAATGAGCCTTTTGCGACAGGGGTGAAATTGGTATGGACGCGGCCTAACGCAGTAGCTTCTTCACCCAGAGCCCGACTCCATCGGCCTCTCCAGCTGGAAATTCCAAAAAGCTACCCCCAGCAGATTGTCCGATTTCTTGTGCATTGCATGCGCGAGTTTCCCATAGCATTTGCGCATAGCAGAAAGACACATTTCATCCACCCGGACTTATACAAAAGCAAAATGCCGACACAGATTATAGCAGCTTACGACTTGTGTAAGCTGCATGCACAGATTGACCAAGGAAAGGGCACTGGGACGGCCACGCTAGGCCCCCGGCTTCGGCAGCAACTGATCAATCTTCTCGACCAATTCAGGCACGCAAAAAGCTTTGAGGAGCTCCTCGCCTGCGCGCAGGCattgattcttcttcagtgtATTGTCCTGCTACGCGACGATCAGAACAAATATTCCGATGGGGTCAGCTGCAGCCTGGCAGATCTCGGCCATCGTCTCTGGCAACAGGCCCCCTTCCAACTTCCACATGCGCTCAGTCCGCGACGCGCCTGGATATACGCAGAGAGTGTGCGGCGCACCATCATTGTGGGTTTCATGTTACGAAGTGTATACTCTTTACAGAGAAGAAATTACTCGATTCGTACGCCGTTTATTGATTCGTTGCCGTTTGACGTTCGCACATCGCTGTGGGATGCTCCAGGACAGGCGTGGGTAGACGGTCCCTCTGAAGCCGACATGGTGTCTCTGCACGAATACTCGGGTATGCTGGAGTCAGGGCAGATCCATGAGATCACCCCATTTGGAAGTCTGATATTAGCCGCTTGTAGGGGAGTCGCTATTTCAGAGATTCCATTTCCTGCAGCGCTCCGTCCTCGGTAACAACGCCGGAATCCATGTGTCATTGCTACATACAGAGGCTACCGCAAGAACTGCCTCAATAACTTGGATAACATCTCCGTCATTTGATAATACACCTCCTGTCTCTTGATCTCAAACGCCTCGAAGATCTCTCGCGCCGAACCAACGGCCACCTGCTCCTTGCCGTGGCACAACTGACACCAAACATCCTCGATAAACTCGCACAGTGGCATACCTATGAGATGGCCGTCTTTGAGATCAGGCTGGTGCTTGGCGTCGTGCAACTCCGTCTGCACAGCAGGGGGATAGATTTCTATCACTTTGACATTCCCGGGCCCATCCTGAAGCTGCGTTCGGAGGGCGAGAATAAAATGGTGCAGCGCGGCCTTGGAGGCACCGTAGTTGGGACAGCGCTTCATGGGAACCAGGGCCATctgggaggtggtgaagGCGATGGCAGCAGTCGATTGCCTCTGCAGGTGGGGAATGAATGCCTTGGCGAGGCGCACGGCCGAGGAATAATTCGTGATCAGCTCTTGGTCGAAaacatccatatccacaGACTCCGGCTTGCTGAAGTCAAACGGGCGCTGAATGCCGGAGTTGACAAACACGCAGTCATGGTCGGGATTTTCATCAATCACATCCGCCACGAACTGGGGGATCTACTGGGGTCAGCTACATGCATTATGGAATCTTGTGGAGAGGCATACCTTGTCAAGTTGCAAGACGTCGATGACCTTTGATTTGACCTTGTCGGTGCCGTGTTGCTGGACGAAGTCAACCAAGTTTCCCTGCCTGCGCCCGGCAATGATGGTTGGAATACCATTCTGCACCAGCTTGTTGGCTAACGCCTTGCCAATGCCGGAGGTGGCTCCAATAATGAGAACGTTTTTGTAGGGGAACGCCATTTTCTAGGTTGACATCTGAAATAGGACATGAAGCAGTTTCCCCACATGGAGCAACAGGAGACCTATTTATCTTCTATTGCCTTGTCCAGTCTACGTAGCACGGATATCAAGATCCCGAAGTGCTGTGCGGAGACTAAACCCAGACGGAAAATTGCCCCATTCGCCACGCCCACTAGGCGGAGGCTAAGCCAGTTTGAGATTATAGTTAGATATCGAAACGATCTCAACTCTTTGGACTGATGAGCGCTCTGTAACTAAACTAAACTAGGTAGTTGTAATTAGGTTAACTTCAGCTAGTAGTCAGTCAGTAAATGCTTGATAAGCAGTCAGACAGTTTCCAGTACGGTTCCCTAATTGCCAAGATAGCGCAGATTGGTCATCCAAAAGCTTGGAAGAGTCTAACTTTTAATTATCATCTGGGAGCTTTTGGCTTCCTTGCCAGAGAACCTCTTCGCACCCAAGGTGTCTTCAATACTAGTCTGCATAATCAGCGAGCTGCCTTTGCTCAGGGACAAGCATATATTCATCTTCTTAGGCAGTGTCTCTTCCTGGGGTGAGTCTGCTGGTGGGTCGTCACTACTGTCACATTTAATTGTAGAAGGTAGGAAGCTCAATCCCTTATTCCAGAGGGGACTACTCCAGAGTCCTTCCTTTATAGTTAACGCAAACTTTGAAGTGAATTACAAGGTATTCAGAGActttgcagcagctgcaCAATGCCTACCTAAGGGGCAGGATGAACCCCAGGCCCAGGAAGGTAGCAGTCCCTCGCACATGATGCGCCTTTGTGCCAGCTGCAAATGATCTCGGCATGTCTGACCCATATTATCAGCCGCTGTTCACTTCCATAAGCCGAAGACTTGCCAAGACTGCCATACTACCGGAAATTTTACATATTTATATCCACTTTGACCCCTCACATCGAACGCTTGCTATTGCCTGGGTGATCCTTTCCATCATCCAACCGGACATGCTGTCCATCGAACGATCTGCCTTCCATCCAAGAGTAATTGAATGGGACAAGGTACATTTCTTTGGTGTGAAGCGAAACTGCATGCAATGCATATCTTCCTCACAGTGTAGCTTGCAATCCGCAAATCCTTCGTTAGGAGTAAGAAATTTCTCCTCGCCATCAGAGAAGTTATCCCAGTCAACAATTTTTGTGGCGAGGAGAGGGTATATAAGGTGGTTGAAGATGTCAAAGTGGAGTAGGGGCCCTTGCATATTTGCTATCCATCTCTGCTCAAGATCCCAGATTGACTTTATCTCAAGAGCATCGATGTGGTGGAAAGTGACAGCAGGATGACACCATACATCTCTGGTGTATTCCATCGTGCTCGGTGTTTCTCGTTGGATAAGAGGCCACGCCCCAGTGAGTCCAACGCCGGCCTGTTCTAGTACATAACCAAGAATAAGGTCCCCGAATGAGGTTCCATTTGTGAAATATTCATATTCGCTATTCCGGGAAGCCATGTGATCTGCCATTTGCTGTATAGCTGGTCGTGATAGCAGCCATCCTGCCCCTCCGTAGGCAAAAAGTTGGCCCTCCATGGTCACTGGTTGTCCTAAGAAATAAGGTCGCCTCCAGTCTAGTTTTGCCAACCATTTGAGGAGATTAGACCAAACCAAAAAAGTGTCTGCCTCCATAAACATAAACCACTTTGCATCCGGCTTAGCCTGCAGAGCTTTTTCCACAGCGGGGAGAAATTTCCATTTATCGAGATGCCATGCCTTTCTTTGGGCAGTTGCATTTTGCCTCATGAATTCAGTCAGTCGATCTTGATTCTCGTGCAAATCGCGATAGAAATTGAATTCAGGCGCGgatttcttcatctccgcACTGACCCCAGACAGCACATCATGGATATAATGGCCCTCGAATTCTTCCTCCATGTCTGAGAAAATCACGTAGTGTTGGATACAATGCAGAGTAGTTTGAAAATGCACTGGCAATCTCTCACGCAACGCACTTGCTCCTGTCTTGACAATCACCAGGACATCATCTGCTCCCAGAAGTTGACGGCAAGGCTCGGTGGCCAAGGGCAATTCTATGGGTGTAGAATTTGTGGATGATACCGATGGTATTGTTTTCAGCGATGTCGGATAAGATCGACTGAAGGAGATGATCGCGTTGACGTTGAATAAGAGGAGTAAGGCAACGGTAAAGGATAAAATCCCGGCAAGGATGGACTTGATAAGCCGAAGATCAGTACGCCAATTCATCATGTTTGAGTAGCTGGCCACGTGAGATTTCAAGAGACTCATTCAGAAGCCGAGTCTGCTTAAAGAGACTAAACAAAAGACGTGATGGACGCTTTTGGGGGCGTCAGATCAGAGGGTTCCCCCGCAGCTGGGTTGCGCTACGGATAGCTCTGGGTGGTTGGGGATCGAATACTTTTGCAAATCAATATAGATGTGATCACAATCTGTTGAACGAAAGAGATTATACAGAAATACTTTAATCATACCCAGCGTTGATGGTTCGCATTATGGCAGAGTGGGAGCATGCAAGAGCCCCAAAATTGACTATGCCGCACACAGGTCAGGCTTGTCTTTCTCAAGAAGCATGGAAACTCGGTATCATCCGGTCTTAAGAAATTGCCAAGGAGACCAAGCAACTGTGAGTGGAAAAAACAAACATGGAAGACCAAAGCGGGCGAAATCCTTAGTAAGCGGGAGATTGTCAGTGTGGATGAGGCCAATTGGGTATCAACAACATGAAATGAAAAACCAAGCTAGATAGTATACGAGCTTTAAAGGTTTGACAGACATTCCCCCTGCACAAATCAGTGGCCAATGCCTCTCAAAAGCCCACCAACCGCCAGGGAATCACGAGGGCGCCACCCAATCCAGTAACATCCTGCGAATATCCTCAGCCTGATGTGCACTCGTCTTGAGGATATGCTCTTTCCAAAGACACTCAGCAATGCTTTTAAAGGATGACCTGACAGTCAGCAGCCCTCTCCCTTCCTCCCGAATTTGacttcttttctccttgtGTATTGTGTTGGTTTCACTGTTGCTTTCACCAGAATGAAGATTGTCTTTCCTGCTCTCTTAAGCCTGCCAATTGGAGCCCTTGCAGGCTCTGCCCAGTGGTGCCATATAGTTAATTCTGATGTGAAAGTCAATTGTCGGGCAGGGCCGCACCTCAATTCCAGGGTCGTCCGCACCCTGAGCCCAGGCGAAAATTTGTACTTTGGGTGTTACAAGCGGGGAGACTGCTATAAAGATAACTGGTATAATATCCACTCGTACCTTTTTCGAACAGTCAAGGTAAAAGACACCTTTGAAAACAAGAGGCTAACTAAGGCGCAGTACGTGGGACCATCAAATAAACCCGGGGGGCAAGGGCGATTGTTATGTGAATGGCTATTTCACTGATAACCATTGTACCATGGGTAATACAACATATTCTCTTTGCAGTTGTCTTAGTTATTGCTGAATGTTGAAGCTAACCTTTTTACCAAAGCGAGGCTCCGAGAATGTTGACTTATTTCTTATCCAAGCAGCGCCTCTCAGCCGTTTCATGGTCCACAACTCCCAGGAAACTCGACGATGATGGTCTCCAGCGCAACACCTTGGTGCCTGACATTCTTTGATGAATTGTGCTGTAACGGGAAGTTGAGAGGATAGTTGTAGTAGTGACGTCTGATTATGTTAGAGTAGGTAGAACTCGCATTGGGTGGTGGCAAGCTAGAAGGACGGAggctgtcgctgtcgcttTGAATAACTGGCGACCAGGTAAAATATATCTTCATTCATTGGGGAATATGGCCTTACTCTGGTGACGTCGACTTCAATTCTATCAACTACAGACACAGTCGCTCATTAGATAGTCGAATGAAATGTCAAATCCATAATCCCCTCAGCCTCTGGAGATGTGAAATGCACGGAAACTTATCATTAGAAGCGATGACTAACACAGAGACCCAGACCAAGGTGTTTTTCAATAAGGAGCGATGCCGATCTACTGCTCCAAAGCCGGGACTATTCAGCAGCATTCAACTATGCCGCCTCGCTGGCAGAGATCAACCGTTCCGAGATCATATTCTGCGGTAGCAGTCTTTTAGGAGGGACTGCTTCGTACGTTGCTGATACTTACGTCCGAGCCAGAAGAAATACAATGTTCATATGTATCATCAGATCGCTTGCGCGAAGGGTTCAAACATGTTATACTGAATGCCTTCACAGATGGCACAGCAATGGTTGCAGGAAAAGAGCCAACAATGATACCATTACAGCCAGATACTGAACCAAAAGAACATTGCAAGGAGAGTAGTAGTGGGGTAATGAGAAGT contains the following coding sequences:
- a CDS encoding glycosyltransferase family 31 protein; protein product: MSLLKSHVASYSNMMNWRTDLRLIKSILAGILSFTVALLLLFNVNAIISFSRSYPTSLKTIPSVSSTNSTPIELPLATEPCRQLLGADDVLVIVKTGASALRERLPVHFQTTLHCIQHYVIFSDMEEEFEGHYIHDVLSGVSAEMKKSAPEFNFYRDLHENQDRLTEFMRQNATAQRKAWHLDKWKFLPAVEKALQAKPDAKWFMFMEADTFLVWSNLLKWLAKLDWRRPYFLGQPVTMEGQLFAYGGAGWLLSRPAIQQMADHMASRNSEYEYFTNGTSFGDLILGYVLEQAGVGLTGAWPLIQRETPSTMEYTRDVWCHPAVTFHHIDALEIKSIWDLEQRWIANMQGPLLHFDIFNHLIYPLLATKIVDWDNFSDGEEKFLTPNEGFADCKLHCEEDMHCMQFRFTPKKCTLSHSITLGWKADRSMDSMSGWMMERITQAIASVRCEGSKWI
- a CDS encoding putative short-chain dehydrogenase/oxidoreductase translates to MAFPYKNVLIIGATSGIGKALANKLVQNGIPTIIAGRRQGNLVDFVQQHGTDKVKSKVIDVLQLDKIPQFVADVIDENPDHDCVFVNSGIQRPFDFSKPESVDMDVFDQELITNYSSAVRLAKAFIPHLQRQSTAAIAFTTSQMALVPMKRCPNYGASKAALHHFILALRTQLQDGPGNVKVIEIYPPAVQTELHDAKHQPDLKDGHLIGMPLCEFIEDVWCQLCHGKEQVAVGSAREIFEAFEIKRQEVYYQMTEMLSKLLRQFLR